In Mustela nigripes isolate SB6536 chromosome 10, MUSNIG.SB6536, whole genome shotgun sequence, one DNA window encodes the following:
- the MTARC2 gene encoding mitochondrial amidoxime reducing component 2, translating to MGAAGSSALGRLGLPASSRPAWLGAAALGLAAVALGTVAWRRARCRRRRRLRQVGTVAQLWIYPVKSCKGVPVSAAECTALGLRCGHLRDRFWLVIKEDGHMVTARQEPRLVLVSITYEGNRLILKAPGMDQLALPSELPSSNKLWDCRLFGMDIKGRDCGDQAAQWFTNFLKTEAFRLVQFEKHMKGRPSKDIFSASVPDYQVAYPDCCPLMILSEASLADLNTRLEKKVKMDQFRPNIVVTGCDAFEEDTWDELLIGNVEMKKVLSCPRCILTTVDPDTGVIDRKEPLETLKSYRLCDPSEKAIYKSSPLFGVYYSVEKIGGLKVGDPVYQLVQ from the exons ATGGGCGCCGCCGGCTCGTCGGCTCTGGGCCGCCTCGGCCTCCCCGCGTCGTCCCGGCCCGCCTGGCTCGGGGCGGCCGCGCTGGGACTGGCCGCCGTGGCGCTGGGGACGGTCGCCTGGCGCCGCGCGCGCTGCAGGCGGCGCCGGCGGCTGCGGCAGGTGGGCACCGTGGCGCAGCTCTGGATCTACCCGGTCAAGTCGTGCAAGGGGGTGCCGGTGAGCGCGGCCGAGTGCACGGCCTTGGGGCTGCGCTGCGGCCACCTGCGGGACAG GTTTTGGCTGGTGATTAAGGAAGATGGGCACATGGTCACTGCCCGGCAGGAGCCTCGCCTGGTGCTGGTGTCCATCACCTATGAGGGCAACCGCCTGATCCTCAAGGCCCCGGGCATGGACCAGCTGGCTTTGCCGAGCGAGCTGCCTTCCTCAAACAAGCTCTGGGACTGCAG GCTCTTTGGTATGGACATCAAGGGCAGGGACTGTGGTGACCAGGCAGCTCAGTGGTTCACCAACTTCTTGAAAACAGAGGCTTTCCGGCTGGTCCAGTTTGAGAAGCACATGAAGGGAAGACCGTCCAAGGACATTTTCTCTGCTTCGGTGCCGGATTACCAG GTGGCCTACCCGGACTGCTGCCCGCTCATGATCCTGTCGGAAGCCTCGCTGGCGGACCTGAATACCAGGCTGGAGAAGAAAGTGAAGATGGACCAGTTCAGACCCAATATCGTGGTGACAGGCTGCGATGCTTTCGAGGAG GATACTTGGGATGAACTCCTGATTGGCAACGTAGAAATGAAAAAGGTTTTGTCTTGCCCCAG GTGCATTTTGACCACTGTAGACCCAGATACCGGAGTGATAGACCGGAAGGAGCCACTGGAAACCCTGAAGAG CTACCGCCTGTGTGATCCTTCCGAGAAGGCAATATACAAGTCGTCCCCACTTTTTGGGGTCTATTATTCAGTGGAGAAAATTGGCGGCCTGAAAGTCGGTGACCCCGTGTACCAGCTGGTTCAGTGA